TTTTGGCTGTCTCAAAAAAAATCGAAACGGCATTTGGGCTTGGGCTCACCGTTACCGTATTATTAGCCGTTGCTACACCGTTAAATAATCTCATCTATAACTATCTACTCAAAGACGGCGCTTTAATTGAAGGCCTTGATTTAAGCTTCCTCGACTTTATTACCTTTATCGGCGTTCTTGCCGCACTGGTGCAAATATTAGAAATGATATTGGATCGCTTCTTACCTGCACTACACCATTCGCTGGGTGTGTTTCTACCGCTTTTAACCATTCACTGCGCAATATTTGGTGCAACCATATTTATGGTTCAGCGCGAATATAACTTCACCGAGTCATTTGTATATGGCACGGGATGTGGGCTTGGCTGGCTACTTGCGATTGTCGCGATGGCGGGTCTGCGGGAAAAAATGAAGTACTCAAATATACCCGAAGGAATGCGTGGATTAGGTGCAGTATTTTGCACGGCAGGTTTAATGTCACTTGGGTTTATGTCATTTGCCGGCATCAATCTTTAAACAGCCTAGAAACTCAATTAGCCATAAGTGCGAAATGATGCATCCATTGTCTATAAATGCATCATTTGTATGATTTATCCAACGTAACGTGAACAGCGTCACAATGAAACACCGTTTTGAAGTATAAAAAGGATCCATACCGATTCATATTTCAAGGCAAATCTCATGACTACGACTGTAAAAAATTATATCTCAGACAATAAATCAACTATCGATACGCTTGTTTTACGCTTTTGCTGGGGCGTAGCCGCGCTCGGTGTTATCGCCTGCGTTTTGCTAACTAAAATGTATTGGTAAATGAATTCCTAGATTTACTCTTAGCCAAAAAAATCCCCAACTGAGATAACGCCGTTCGTTTAAGAGATCGAGATACACGGGGCTAGCGCACCGCGGGGCGCTCCGGCAGCTAAAGCTGCTACGACCCCATCGGTGTACTTCCCCTAAAATCACGCTTAAGTGAATGGTGTTACCAACTGAGGGGATTTTTTTAGCTGCGTTAAGCTAACAATATTTTCTGTAACTCGTTTAACGAGCTCACTTGATAGCTTGGCGAAATACCGTCTGGCAAAGCCGCTCCAGTTGTATTTAGCCAGCAGGTATCGATACCTGCATTGATACCGCCCAAGATATCTGAGTGAGGGTTATCACCCACCATTAAAATGCGCTCTTTGGGCGGATGATTCATCTGTGAGAACGCATATTCAAAGATCCCAACGTCTGGTTTAGCAATCCCAACTTGCTCAGAGATCACCAACGTAGAAAATGCATCCTTCATCCCTGTTCGTTCCAAACGCACCGTTTGCAGCTGAGTAAAACCATTGGTAATAATGCCCATATTGGCCTTACCGCTCAGCGCATTCACTAACTCTCTGGCGCCAGGTAGCACATCGCATATATCAGCCATCGCCTGCAGAAAGGCGTTATTGATTTGGCAAGCGGTCACGCCTAAGCGTTGAGCCCAAAGCTCGAAACGCGTGATCTGTAGCTGTTGTGCGTTGATACGGCCATCTTGATAATCCACCCACAGTGGCTGGTTAACCGCCTGATACTCTGCGTAATCCTGATCGGTAAAATCAACGTTAAAACGAGAGAACATCAGCTTTAAACCTTGAAAAGCATCAAAACGGAATAACGTCTCATCAGCATCAAAAAGAACCCAACTGTACTTCATGGCACTCGCCTCTCTCGTCATTTTTCTTTTCGCTCACTAAGCACTGAAATTATCAGACTTAAAAATTCGGGGCTTAGAATAGCGCAAACCCCGAACATTCGCTTAAGAAATGGTTCGGGGTTTAGTATTTAATTAAAATAATTTATGAGCTAATTAGGCGTAGAGAGAAGTGTCTCCAACAGGCCGTGTTTTAAATCGGCGATGCAGCCATAAATATTGTTCTGGCGCGCGCAAAATTTCTTTCTCAATCACGCTATTAATAAATTCAGCGGCTGCCTGTTCATTATCGTAAGGATAATCTTTCAGGCCGGGCTGAATAATAAGGTGATAGCCGCTGCCGTCTGGCTTACGGATCAACACCGTTGTCAGTAGAACAGGCTTAGCCAGTTTAGCGATAGTAAAGGTGCCGTTTGTGGTAGCCGCTTTTTTAACTGCAAAGAATGGAGCAAACGAACTTCCCTTCGGCCCAAAATCTTGGTCTGGGGCAAACCACACAGCCTCACCGGCTTTAAGCGCATGCACCATACCACGCAGATTACGACGATCAATCATCGCTTTATTCGAACGAGAACGTCCACGGGTTTGAACATACTCCATCACTTTATTGTTGTGTTTGCGATACATTGCCATCATAGGGCGACAAAGCCCCATTACGCGTCCGCCCAACTCAAGCGACATAAAGTGTACGCCAATCACCATCACGCCACGGTTTTCCGCTAAGGCTGCATTAAGGTTCTCAATTCCGCTCACATCAAACCACTTCTTGATGCGCGCATCAGACCAAAACCACGCCATTCCGGTTTCTAGCAGCCCGATGCCTAAAGACGTAAAATTATCCGTCACGCGAGCGTCTAGCTCTTCAGGTAACAGTTCAGGGAAGCACAGTTCGAGATTACGTCGTGCAATCGTAACACGGCGTTTTAGGAAACGTTTGGAGATACGCCCCATCGCTCCGCCAAGACGGCGAATGATAGGGTAAGGTAGTTGAACTAATAAATATAACAAACCTAGCCCAAACCACAGCGGCCAATGGCGCGGGTGCAGCAAGCTTGTTGAAAAACCAGAGTGTTTCACAATAGACCTTCTTTCTTTATACATAGCAGTTTGCGTATCGCATAAAGAATAATTTATCTATAGCGGTACATATAGTGTTTGACTCACTGCATTTGATTAAGTTGCAGCAAAAATAAAACTTAATAAATTTTATTTTATTCGCACAGCAGATTTATCTTATCTGTCTTAATTTTCAGAATGATACTAGATTTACAAATATTAACGTTGAGAATACACAACCAGACAAAATAAAACGGGTCCTGAATAAACAGGACCCGTTTTAATTAAATGATTACCGGTTTAGCAACTTAGGGTTACCCAAATTTGCAAACTCTGGTGGTCACTTAAAAGCAATATTACAGAGCTACAACGTTAGCTGCTGAAGGACCTTTCTGGCCATTTTCAACAGTGAACTCAACACGCTGGCCTTCGTCCAGAGTTTTGAATGCGGTGCTCTGGATTGCAGAGAAGTGAACGAAGATGTCTTTGCTGCCGTTGTCTGGAGTGATGAAGCCGAAACCTTTACCAGCGTCAAACCATTTTACTAAGCCAGTCATTTTATCAGACATGATATTTCCTAATATATTTAAAGTAGAGTCGCCGCTCTCGGGCGAAAAAGGTCTGTTCTATCAGAGGACGTACGGGAGCACTAAAGAAGGAAATTCATGAGCGAAGTGATACACATCGCTAAACAAAGAACTGCTTTACTAAAATGTCTTTCATACTGGTTCTGCATTACAAACCGAGAGCATTAACGCATGTTTGGTAGTTTTACGCAAGCACTATCACAAGAATTTTCTCAAAAGAAAAAAAAGACAATAAAATCAACGAAACAAAACCACATTTTTCCTTGAAAAATAATCATACCCATAGAAATAATTTCTGGCGTGAGTATGTATCGAAAAAATAATTCGACCTGTACGCAAGATCGTTAACAATCACAATTAGCGGTTTATGATAAGCAAATATGCACGCGGGGATCTTCAACGTGCATTCATGGAGAACTTATTTTAAGAGTACAAATGACTTTAATAATACGATTCAATCATCGCTATATTTTCTTGGTTAAGCATTTTCTTATCCGAACGCATTATGCCCAGAGATATATCAAACAAACACAGCATAAATGGAAGTTCGTAAAGTTCCTCAAGTAAATCCTGGTAATGGCTATCTCTAAGAAATAGAGGTGCTAATAATCTATGATGCTCAATCGTATCTGAAATAAGAAAACACACTACCATCAACAATACAGTCCATAATGGAATACTTTGATGTTTTATTCTTTCGGCAATTTCTTTTCGTAATGCAGGTAATAATAGCATCAGCAATAAAGTGCCAATTAAAATGACGGAAATTATTCTAAAATAAATTTTAGGTGTCTCTGGGAAAAAATCCCTACCCCAGCTAATGCCTCGGCCAAACAGCACTACCCACCACACCGTAGCCCAGCACCAGAAGGCTTTTTGCCGTGGAGCAAGCGTTAAAGGTTTCATATAAAACCATGTAAAGAACGCTCCAAAAAGTAACCACGCTGATTGC
This is a stretch of genomic DNA from Hafnia alvei. It encodes these proteins:
- the nqrE gene encoding NADH:ubiquinone reductase (Na(+)-transporting) subunit E, encoding MLEQYLNIFFRAVFVENMALNFFLGMCTFLAVSKKIETAFGLGLTVTVLLAVATPLNNLIYNYLLKDGALIEGLDLSFLDFITFIGVLAALVQILEMILDRFLPALHHSLGVFLPLLTIHCAIFGATIFMVQREYNFTESFVYGTGCGLGWLLAIVAMAGLREKMKYSNIPEGMRGLGAVFCTAGLMSLGFMSFAGINL
- the yjjG gene encoding pyrimidine 5'-nucleotidase, yielding MKYSWVLFDADETLFRFDAFQGLKLMFSRFNVDFTDQDYAEYQAVNQPLWVDYQDGRINAQQLQITRFELWAQRLGVTACQINNAFLQAMADICDVLPGARELVNALSGKANMGIITNGFTQLQTVRLERTGMKDAFSTLVISEQVGIAKPDVGIFEYAFSQMNHPPKERILMVGDNPHSDILGGINAGIDTCWLNTTGAALPDGISPSYQVSSLNELQKILLA
- the cspA gene encoding RNA chaperone/antiterminator CspA, translating into MSDKMTGLVKWFDAGKGFGFITPDNGSKDIFVHFSAIQSTAFKTLDEGQRVEFTVENGQKGPSAANVVAL
- the lpxP gene encoding kdo(2)-lipid IV(A) palmitoleoyltransferase — protein: MYKERRSIVKHSGFSTSLLHPRHWPLWFGLGLLYLLVQLPYPIIRRLGGAMGRISKRFLKRRVTIARRNLELCFPELLPEELDARVTDNFTSLGIGLLETGMAWFWSDARIKKWFDVSGIENLNAALAENRGVMVIGVHFMSLELGGRVMGLCRPMMAMYRKHNNKVMEYVQTRGRSRSNKAMIDRRNLRGMVHALKAGEAVWFAPDQDFGPKGSSFAPFFAVKKAATTNGTFTIAKLAKPVLLTTVLIRKPDGSGYHLIIQPGLKDYPYDNEQAAAEFINSVIEKEILRAPEQYLWLHRRFKTRPVGDTSLYA